One segment of Radiobacillus kanasensis DNA contains the following:
- a CDS encoding YetF domain-containing protein: MNPVLDVSLRALFGFCFLLFLTRLLGKKQLSQMTFFTYITGIALGNIAGDMVVHKDIKVMDGFIGMGLWAVLTIVVEYISLKYAKARVLLDGEPTIVIKDGKLLKKAMNDSRLNVDDLTMLLRDKDVFSVADVDYAILEPNGKLSVLKKEEKENVTKKDMQIQLSHRKYIPMELIVDGKVVKRNLREVNKTMEWLEQQLKIKGAERVQDVFYAELKSDGNIFVDLK; the protein is encoded by the coding sequence GTGAACCCAGTATTAGATGTTTCGTTGCGAGCTTTATTCGGATTTTGTTTTTTATTGTTTCTAACCCGATTGTTAGGAAAGAAACAGCTTAGTCAAATGACCTTTTTCACCTATATAACCGGGATTGCCCTTGGAAACATAGCGGGGGATATGGTCGTCCACAAAGATATTAAGGTAATGGATGGTTTTATCGGTATGGGACTCTGGGCGGTGCTAACCATTGTCGTTGAATATATAAGCCTGAAATACGCAAAAGCTAGAGTATTATTGGACGGAGAACCTACTATAGTTATAAAAGATGGGAAGTTGCTTAAGAAAGCGATGAATGATTCTAGGTTGAATGTCGACGATTTGACCATGCTTCTTAGAGATAAGGATGTCTTTTCGGTAGCTGATGTGGATTACGCTATTTTAGAACCGAACGGAAAGTTGAGTGTATTGAAAAAGGAAGAAAAAGAGAATGTGACCAAAAAAGATATGCAGATTCAGCTGTCCCATCGAAAGTACATACCTATGGAATTAATTGTAGACGGGAAGGTCGTGAAAAGAAACTTGAGGGAAGTAAACAAGACGATGGAGTGGTTAGAGCAACAATTGAAAATAAAAGGTGCTGAACGTGTTCAAGACGTATTTTATGCTGAATTGAAAAGTGACGGAAATATCTTCGTTGACTTGAAGTGA
- a CDS encoding MATE family efflux transporter: MGNQHTFTEGNIWRQMVVFSAPIMVTNLLQTSYQFVDSLWVGNLLGAEALGAVAIASTVIFTILSFIIGLNNATLTILSQQKGRDDDEGLARYVNAFVVTLTCLALVLGFVGFMLAEPILRFLGTPENMLEEATVYLKVNSVGIIFLLGYNFIGTVLRAIGDSKTPLTFVMVAVGLNVVLDPVFISLFDLGVEGAALATVSSQGIAFLYGMYDVIRKGKVPFRMPTLPTRKEVGLILNLGIPSGLQMAVISAGVAAIMSVVNGHGPDVVAGFSAAQRLDSILMLPAQALGTAVNSMAGQNIGLRKWDRVRLITKYGVLYNLGVMLVFAFLLILLAGYGISLFIQDAAAVAYGSDYLKIVAFFYPFLGINFVLNGVVRASGAMYQVLVLNIISFWLLRYPVTYLFSNWFGENGIAIGMGVSFIISSLCAIGYYMFGKWRQKEVFKAAGK, from the coding sequence ATGGGAAATCAGCATACATTTACAGAAGGAAACATTTGGAGACAAATGGTCGTTTTCTCTGCTCCAATCATGGTGACGAATTTGTTGCAAACGTCTTATCAATTCGTCGATAGTCTATGGGTAGGAAATTTATTAGGGGCAGAAGCACTTGGAGCAGTTGCAATTGCGAGTACGGTTATTTTTACAATACTGTCCTTTATTATCGGGTTGAATAATGCAACGTTGACGATTCTCTCGCAGCAAAAAGGGAGAGATGATGATGAAGGGCTAGCGCGATATGTAAATGCCTTTGTCGTAACCTTAACCTGTCTGGCACTAGTCCTAGGATTTGTAGGTTTTATGCTTGCAGAACCAATCTTACGTTTTCTAGGTACGCCAGAAAATATGTTAGAAGAGGCGACTGTATATTTAAAAGTGAATAGTGTAGGAATTATATTTTTGTTAGGGTATAACTTTATTGGAACCGTGTTAAGGGCGATTGGGGATAGTAAGACACCACTAACATTCGTTATGGTTGCTGTCGGGCTAAATGTAGTTTTGGACCCTGTCTTCATTTCACTGTTTGACTTAGGAGTTGAAGGTGCAGCATTAGCAACTGTGTCTTCTCAAGGAATCGCATTCTTATACGGGATGTATGATGTGATTCGTAAAGGAAAAGTGCCGTTTCGCATGCCTACATTACCAACTCGAAAAGAAGTAGGACTTATTCTTAACCTGGGGATACCTTCTGGCTTACAAATGGCTGTTATTTCTGCAGGCGTGGCAGCGATTATGAGTGTAGTGAATGGTCATGGTCCAGATGTAGTCGCTGGGTTCAGTGCTGCACAACGACTCGATAGTATTCTCATGCTTCCTGCTCAAGCACTTGGCACAGCTGTTAATAGTATGGCCGGTCAGAACATTGGATTAAGAAAATGGGATCGTGTTCGACTAATTACGAAATATGGAGTGCTCTATAATCTTGGAGTTATGTTAGTCTTTGCTTTCTTGTTAATATTGTTAGCGGGGTATGGGATTAGCCTCTTTATCCAAGACGCTGCAGCAGTTGCGTATGGATCCGATTATTTGAAAATTGTGGCCTTCTTTTATCCTTTCTTGGGAATTAATTTTGTTTTAAACGGCGTGGTGAGAGCGTCCGGTGCGATGTACCAAGTTCTTGTTTTAAATATTATTTCCTTCTGGTTGCTTCGTTATCCGGTTACTTACTTATTCTCCAATTGGTTTGGAGAAAATGGGATTGCTATTGGAATGGGAGTAAGTTTCATTATAAGTAGCTTGTGCGCCATTGGGTATTATATGTTTGGAAAATGGCGTCAAAAAGAGGTCTTTAAAGCAGCGGGAAAGTAA
- a CDS encoding RNA-guided endonuclease InsQ/TnpB family protein: MPGKTITITAKIKILPTEKEKELLLDTIRAVREALNYASSEAFNKKIFSNIQLHKHTYHPMRSKFGLRSQMANSVNKTVCAKYKSMKSNGVTNTKAMFKKPEYDLVWNRDYSLKKAVFSVNTLKGRISVPFETKGMEHFFDGEWKFGTAKLVTKKGKFFLHIPMNKVFEGSEKIDNIVGIDLGINFVATVYDQNGKTTFFSGKQIKQKRSHYKMVRKQLQQKQTASARRRLSKIGQRENRWMTDVNHCITKALVSQYGPNTLFVLEDLSGVRTATEKVRKNNRYVSVSWSFGQFSNFLEYKSFMNQSEVLFVDPAYTSQTCPKCSHRDKTNRHKKIHTFCCKRCEYRSNDDRVAAMNLYHKGSQYLRGSTQQAG, encoded by the coding sequence ATGCCCGGAAAAACCATTACGATCACGGCAAAAATAAAAATCTTACCAACTGAAAAAGAGAAAGAACTTCTCCTTGACACGATTCGTGCAGTGAGAGAAGCGTTGAACTATGCCTCCAGCGAAGCTTTCAATAAGAAAATTTTCTCGAATATCCAGCTACACAAACATACGTATCATCCTATGAGAAGTAAGTTCGGTCTCCGTTCTCAAATGGCTAATAGCGTGAACAAAACCGTTTGTGCCAAGTACAAATCAATGAAATCAAATGGCGTTACGAATACGAAGGCTATGTTTAAGAAGCCGGAGTATGATTTAGTGTGGAATCGGGATTATTCTCTCAAAAAAGCAGTATTCTCCGTAAACACATTGAAAGGAAGAATCTCTGTCCCCTTCGAAACGAAGGGAATGGAACATTTCTTCGACGGAGAATGGAAATTTGGTACGGCTAAACTGGTCACGAAAAAGGGCAAATTCTTTTTACACATTCCGATGAACAAAGTGTTCGAAGGAAGTGAAAAGATAGACAACATTGTCGGAATTGATCTAGGTATTAATTTCGTAGCGACCGTTTATGATCAAAATGGAAAGACGACCTTCTTTAGTGGCAAGCAAATTAAACAAAAGCGTAGCCACTATAAAATGGTACGCAAGCAGCTGCAACAGAAACAAACAGCCTCAGCAAGAAGAAGACTATCAAAAATTGGTCAACGAGAAAACCGTTGGATGACAGATGTAAACCACTGCATCACCAAGGCACTCGTTAGTCAATATGGTCCGAATACACTGTTTGTTTTAGAAGATCTTTCTGGCGTAAGAACAGCAACTGAAAAGGTTCGTAAAAATAATCGATACGTATCCGTATCCTGGTCTTTTGGCCAGTTTAGTAACTTCTTAGAATACAAGTCTTTTATGAATCAATCGGAGGTTCTGTTTGTCGATCCAGCCTACACGTCTCAAACTTGTCCGAAATGCAGTCATCGCGATAAAACAAACCGCCATAAAAAGATCCACACCTTCTGTTGTAAAAGGTGCGAATATCGTTCTAATGATGATCGCGTTGCTGCGATGAATCTCTATCATAAGGGAAGTCAGTACCTTAGAGGATCTACCCAGCAAGCTGGATAG
- a CDS encoding HD-GYP domain-containing protein, with amino-acid sequence MDYRSFQRILIRNYILGSLIAVIVIGSTFIFQTINVDTDDRIWFALIIACSFPVMFISEYLVFSYHIKPIKRILPNQQASLEELERAYQRTQELPFLTVKRILIPHYFGLAIPASGLAGLFIYWDILNIPSYYIIFAFLGGGLIAITHAIIEFFFTSQAIKPVLKDLKQRAQILHSTNLSLQDKVLLTIRNKFIMSTLFIAIFPVLLFSLATQIRLLEIDANITAQYWSWAGVIIVIVFALAIFLAILLTKEIEQPLHEIQNGMKKVQSGNLDMLDGYYSDEFTNLISGFNHMSTSIKEKNMQNTQLLESFFTVFAATLDARDHYTAGHSIRVAGYTTMIGECAKLPEDELNLLRKSALLHDIGKIGVRDQVLQKDGRLTDEEFAEIKLHPVIGAQILEEVKPKEAMVELIPGVKHHHERYDGKGYPSGLAGENIPKFGRIMAVADAFDAMTTDRPYRKGMTVEKALSILEEGKGTQWDPYYAQLFIEHMTGKEKL; translated from the coding sequence ATGGATTACCGTTCCTTTCAAAGAATACTCATTCGCAACTATATCCTAGGCTCTCTTATAGCTGTCATCGTGATTGGAAGTACCTTCATTTTTCAGACGATTAATGTGGACACGGATGATCGTATTTGGTTTGCACTCATTATCGCTTGTTCTTTCCCAGTCATGTTCATAAGTGAATACTTAGTGTTTTCCTATCATATAAAACCCATTAAAAGGATTCTCCCTAATCAACAAGCATCATTAGAAGAGTTGGAACGTGCCTATCAGCGCACGCAAGAATTACCGTTTCTTACCGTTAAGCGTATTTTAATCCCACATTATTTTGGACTAGCTATACCCGCTTCTGGTTTAGCTGGGCTTTTTATTTATTGGGACATTTTGAATATTCCTTCTTACTACATTATTTTTGCGTTTCTAGGGGGAGGACTTATCGCCATTACCCATGCCATTATTGAATTTTTCTTCACATCACAGGCGATAAAACCAGTTCTTAAAGATCTTAAGCAAAGAGCTCAAATTCTACACAGCACGAATCTCTCATTACAAGATAAAGTGTTATTAACGATACGGAACAAGTTTATTATGAGTACTCTCTTTATTGCGATTTTTCCCGTGTTATTGTTCAGCTTAGCTACACAAATACGCCTTTTAGAGATTGATGCCAACATTACAGCTCAATATTGGAGCTGGGCAGGGGTTATTATCGTCATCGTATTCGCCTTGGCTATCTTTTTAGCTATTCTTTTAACAAAAGAAATAGAACAGCCCTTACACGAGATCCAAAACGGCATGAAAAAAGTACAATCTGGAAATTTAGATATGTTAGATGGATATTATTCGGATGAATTTACGAATCTTATCTCTGGATTTAATCACATGTCTACCTCTATTAAGGAAAAGAATATGCAGAATACGCAACTATTGGAAAGCTTCTTCACCGTGTTTGCAGCGACTCTAGATGCAAGAGATCATTATACTGCTGGTCATTCTATTCGCGTAGCTGGTTATACGACGATGATTGGAGAATGTGCCAAACTGCCAGAAGACGAATTAAATCTCTTAAGAAAATCTGCACTCTTACACGATATTGGAAAAATCGGGGTTCGAGACCAAGTTTTACAAAAGGATGGAAGGCTTACAGATGAAGAGTTTGCAGAAATAAAACTCCATCCTGTGATTGGGGCACAAATTTTAGAGGAAGTGAAGCCGAAGGAAGCTATGGTGGAACTGATTCCTGGCGTAAAACACCACCATGAGCGCTATGATGGGAAAGGGTACCCTAGTGGACTTGCAGGCGAGAATATTCCAAAGTTCGGTAGAATCATGGCAGTTGCCGATGCTTTTGATGCCATGACCACAGATCGTCCATATCGAAAAGGGATGACTGTGGAGAAAGCATTGTCTATATTAGAAGAAGGAAAAGGAACCCAATGGGATCCTTATTACGCCCAATTATTTATTGAGCATATGACTGGAAAAGAAAAACTATAA
- a CDS encoding cysteine hydrolase family protein: MTNVSLIKRVDPKHTALMVIDMQNDYCHEEGYLAKQGLDVSMVPKMIQPLKETIEEAEKNSVPVIYVRTVHQDSTDSETWTRRLKDKNQSGLCRKGTWGASFFHLEPKKKDVVVTKHRYSAFIHTRLESVLRTYGVETIVLAGVSTNICVESTARDGFMLDYDVVMLSDCTGAFSQKEHDMAVENVDKYFGSVSASEDVINAWKQKVAVST, from the coding sequence ATGACAAATGTGAGCCTTATAAAGAGAGTAGATCCTAAACATACAGCATTAATGGTTATAGATATGCAAAATGATTATTGTCATGAAGAAGGCTATCTAGCCAAGCAAGGACTAGACGTCTCCATGGTACCTAAGATGATACAGCCCTTGAAAGAAACAATAGAAGAAGCAGAGAAAAATAGTGTTCCTGTTATTTATGTCCGTACGGTACATCAAGATAGCACGGATTCCGAAACATGGACGAGACGATTGAAGGATAAGAACCAAAGCGGTTTATGTCGAAAGGGTACTTGGGGGGCTTCCTTTTTCCATCTAGAGCCTAAGAAGAAAGACGTTGTGGTAACAAAGCATCGTTATAGTGCCTTTATTCATACGAGGTTAGAATCTGTTTTACGAACCTATGGGGTTGAAACGATAGTATTAGCTGGAGTCAGTACCAATATATGTGTGGAATCGACGGCGAGAGACGGGTTTATGCTCGACTATGATGTTGTTATGCTGTCTGATTGTACAGGAGCCTTTTCACAAAAAGAGCACGATATGGCCGTGGAGAATGTTGATAAGTACTTTGGTTCTGTATCTGCTTCTGAAGATGTAATTAATGCCTGGAAGCAAAAAGTTGCCGTATCAACCTAA
- a CDS encoding glycosyltransferase family 2 protein: MVEPVVSVIIPTFNRVHALAELMEALSSQTFKYFEIVIVNDAGEDVTDVQELYPELPITIINLPGNRGHVYARNVGVGHARGEFILLIDDDDLIVSTHMETMLQEVGGFELVFSDVEIVDYELENGTRKVISRFPFAYNWDRQAMRTFSTFVPSGTLYRKEIHSVIGNFDEEMKHYWDWDFFLRVEAQFRVKKVPIAGVLYEFSQTGNNASKNQASMRIHLDRLSLKHHLGELPTKNFFLLLEEPELLARKSDTKIVWDGQPFVSRMDRKETV, encoded by the coding sequence ATGGTAGAACCAGTTGTTTCAGTAATTATTCCTACCTTTAATCGAGTACACGCGCTTGCGGAATTAATGGAGGCTCTTTCGAGTCAGACATTCAAGTATTTTGAGATTGTTATTGTAAATGATGCGGGGGAAGATGTCACTGATGTGCAAGAGTTATATCCGGAGTTACCGATTACAATCATTAATTTACCCGGGAATCGTGGACATGTGTATGCACGCAATGTTGGGGTAGGTCATGCTAGAGGGGAATTCATTTTATTAATAGATGATGATGACTTGATTGTGAGTACGCATATGGAGACGATGCTACAAGAGGTAGGAGGGTTCGAACTAGTGTTTTCTGATGTGGAGATTGTGGATTATGAGTTAGAGAATGGTACAAGAAAGGTGATATCTCGTTTTCCGTTTGCTTACAATTGGGACCGACAAGCGATGAGAACATTCTCTACCTTCGTTCCTTCAGGGACTTTATATCGAAAGGAAATTCATTCCGTTATCGGGAATTTTGATGAAGAGATGAAGCATTATTGGGATTGGGACTTTTTCTTGCGAGTGGAAGCTCAGTTTAGGGTGAAAAAAGTGCCGATTGCAGGTGTACTCTATGAATTCTCGCAAACAGGAAATAATGCTTCTAAAAACCAAGCATCCATGCGGATTCATTTAGATCGATTATCGCTTAAACACCATTTAGGAGAACTCCCTACGAAAAATTTTTTCTTGTTGCTAGAAGAGCCAGAGCTGCTTGCAAGGAAGTCGGACACGAAGATTGTTTGGGATGGACAACCATTTGTATCTCGAATGGACCGCAAAGAAACCGTGTAA
- a CDS encoding aldehyde dehydrogenase family protein — MQTKIRSEKMLLAGEWMRGEKTFDVYDPQDNQVIAKVPKATKENMLDAIEKAQDAFEEHTNWPTHERIRVLKDAAAYMEAHSEKYAQTIASEGSKTIREARGEVRRAIQTIQISSEEARRLSGETIQFDQNPGSENRVGYSYRFPIGVIGAITPFNDPLNLVAHKVGPAIAAGNAVVVKPASVTPLSALLLAEAFMEAGLPKGLLSVVTGSGAEIGDPLITHPDVKMVSFTGGLDAGKSIANKTGIKKMNMELGSNSPVIVMDDADLSLAVDACVSGAFSAVGQNCIGVQRIYVQEDAYESFLSAFIDLTSQLVVGDKLDEFTDMGPMIQEKEAKRVESWVAEAILDGAHLEYGGKRHGAFYEPTILTNVPPTSKVAREEVFGPVVIVDKIKSLPEAVEKSNKVNYGLQAGIFTSNLDYAHYAIQYLQVGGVMVNDSSDYRIDFMPFGGIKGSGLGREGVKDSIEAMTEPKVVCFRLKGLA; from the coding sequence ATGCAAACTAAAATACGCTCTGAAAAAATGTTGCTTGCCGGAGAGTGGATGCGCGGAGAAAAGACATTTGATGTATATGACCCACAGGACAATCAAGTCATCGCAAAAGTGCCTAAAGCTACGAAAGAAAACATGTTGGATGCCATTGAAAAAGCGCAAGATGCATTTGAAGAGCATACAAATTGGCCGACCCATGAAAGGATTCGTGTATTGAAGGATGCTGCTGCTTATATGGAAGCACATTCGGAAAAGTACGCCCAAACGATAGCCAGTGAAGGAAGTAAGACAATTAGAGAAGCTCGGGGGGAAGTAAGAAGAGCCATTCAAACGATCCAGATTAGTAGTGAAGAGGCTAGAAGGTTAAGTGGGGAAACCATCCAGTTTGATCAAAATCCAGGAAGCGAAAATCGAGTGGGCTACAGCTACCGATTTCCCATTGGAGTAATAGGTGCGATCACTCCCTTTAACGATCCACTAAATCTCGTAGCCCACAAAGTCGGCCCAGCAATAGCTGCAGGTAATGCCGTTGTTGTGAAACCAGCCTCTGTAACACCACTAAGTGCACTCTTGTTAGCGGAGGCCTTTATGGAAGCAGGCCTTCCTAAGGGGCTCCTTTCGGTCGTTACAGGTTCAGGTGCTGAAATAGGAGATCCTTTAATTACACATCCGGATGTAAAAATGGTTTCTTTTACAGGCGGACTGGATGCCGGCAAGTCGATTGCCAACAAGACAGGAATAAAGAAAATGAACATGGAGCTTGGTTCAAATTCTCCAGTCATTGTGATGGATGATGCAGATCTCTCTTTAGCTGTCGATGCTTGTGTATCCGGAGCCTTCTCCGCAGTGGGACAAAATTGTATCGGCGTTCAACGAATTTACGTACAAGAAGACGCATATGAAAGCTTCTTATCTGCCTTCATTGACCTAACCTCTCAACTAGTGGTAGGTGATAAGCTGGATGAATTTACAGACATGGGGCCAATGATTCAGGAGAAGGAAGCAAAACGGGTAGAATCATGGGTGGCAGAGGCAATCCTAGATGGTGCACATCTCGAATACGGTGGTAAACGTCATGGAGCATTTTATGAACCTACGATACTCACGAATGTTCCACCTACAAGTAAAGTGGCGAGAGAAGAAGTTTTTGGGCCAGTTGTCATCGTAGATAAAATAAAAAGCTTGCCAGAAGCGGTTGAGAAGTCTAATAAAGTCAACTACGGTTTACAAGCTGGCATATTTACCAGTAACTTAGATTACGCCCATTATGCCATTCAATATTTGCAAGTAGGCGGAGTGATGGTGAACGACAGCAGCGATTATCGAATTGATTTCATGCCATTTGGAGGCATAAAAGGTTCCGGATTAGGGCGTGAAGGAGTAAAAGATTCTATCGAAGCGATGACGGAGCCGAAGGTAGTGTGTTTTCGATTAAAAGGATTGGCGTAA
- a CDS encoding 4a-hydroxytetrahydrobiopterin dehydratase has translation MPRTSWSFSSSFLNTYFKDYLSGIEFVRQVAHYSEDINHHPFISIDYKAVTIKLSSWNARGLMDLDITMAKQFEDFYNEIQK, from the coding sequence CTGCCTCGAACTTCTTGGTCCTTTTCATCCTCCTTTTTGAACACGTACTTTAAAGACTATTTGTCTGGTATTGAGTTTGTTCGGCAGGTTGCGCATTATTCGGAAGATATCAATCATCATCCTTTCATTTCCATCGACTATAAAGCTGTAACAATAAAGCTATCATCATGGAATGCAAGAGGACTCATGGACTTAGATATAACGATGGCCAAACAGTTTGAAGACTTTTACAACGAGATTCAAAAGTGA
- a CDS encoding LysE/ArgO family amino acid transporter: MRVAISHGIVLAFGLILPLGVQNVFILNQGATQQKWRRTLPVVITASLCDTLLIGSAVLGVSAIVLASAWIRVTLLTVGILFLIYMGWVTWRSVPKDNGERSAMSPKKQVTFALSVSLLNPHAIMDTIGVIGTSSLTYTGLEKISFAGACIMVSWLWFFGLAIVGRKIGSFDSSGKLLIVINKVSAIIMWGTALYLFLSIG; the protein is encoded by the coding sequence ATGCGGGTCGCCATTAGCCATGGGATCGTCCTTGCCTTCGGATTGATTTTACCGCTAGGTGTTCAAAACGTTTTTATTTTAAATCAAGGGGCGACGCAGCAAAAATGGAGACGCACTTTGCCTGTTGTCATAACCGCATCTCTATGCGATACACTGCTTATTGGGTCAGCTGTTCTAGGTGTATCCGCGATTGTCTTGGCCTCTGCATGGATCAGGGTTACATTACTTACCGTTGGCATTCTGTTCCTGATTTATATGGGGTGGGTAACTTGGAGAAGTGTTCCGAAGGATAATGGGGAACGAAGTGCGATGTCTCCCAAAAAGCAAGTGACCTTTGCGTTATCTGTATCGCTTCTTAACCCACATGCGATTATGGACACGATTGGAGTTATCGGTACAAGTTCTCTCACTTACACTGGTTTGGAAAAGATATCATTTGCAGGAGCTTGTATTATGGTCTCATGGCTTTGGTTTTTCGGATTAGCGATAGTAGGAAGGAAGATTGGTTCCTTTGATTCCTCTGGAAAACTGTTGATTGTGATCAATAAAGTGTCTGCGATTATTATGTGGGGAACGGCTCTATATTTGTTTTTGTCTATCGGATGA